A genomic segment from Polyangium mundeleinium encodes:
- a CDS encoding DUF6968 family protein, with protein MPGPVIAERVLEFRLPGQTHAQRVTVLIEAPQSIENGNWSVEYEIHGPGQRKVRQWVGGVDSVQALYMALVNIPVDLRGIALLLGGTMTFLDSEDLKFPPPL; from the coding sequence ATGCCCGGTCCCGTCATCGCTGAGCGAGTTCTAGAATTTCGCCTTCCCGGGCAGACGCACGCACAACGGGTCACCGTGCTGATAGAGGCGCCCCAATCCATAGAAAATGGAAACTGGTCCGTGGAGTACGAGATCCACGGTCCGGGTCAGCGGAAGGTGCGCCAGTGGGTCGGTGGCGTCGACTCTGTGCAGGCCCTCTACATGGCGTTGGTCAACATCCCGGTGGATCTGCGTGGGATAGCGCTTTTGCTGGGCGGAACGATGACGTTCCTCGACAGCGAGGACCTGAAGTTTCCTCCGCCGCTCTAA
- a CDS encoding bifunctional serine/threonine-protein kinase/formylglycine-generating enzyme family protein has product MSRTQDGMITALSSSEDAGSEAARFGAAKAIALPPRYHDLGCIASGGFGEVRRVYDRDLGRTVAMKLLRPEVASSIRAAARFLAEMRLAAGLQHPGIVAVLDGGTLADGRAWFTMPEVRGRTLSEIIHDVHGDAASGTFVETPYGFSFRRLVDAFARVCQAVGYAHQRGVVHRDLKPDNVMVGELGEVMVMDWGLGRRLGEHAPAPVEEAAGAAPDEDRPTLTRHGDVLGTPAFMSPEQARGEQALLGPPSDVYALGAILYHALSGHPPYAGAAAFVVLQVRAGPPPDVRAAAGNKPVPDDLADICRRAMAREIAHRHPDAEALGREVLAWLDGARRRDQALVIATRARAIAPAIAALRARKADLLAEARHRLSTARPFDPVEIKAPAWDLEEQAAALGREAALKEIAWLEGMSGALTLDPDLEEAHAALADHYAESLIAAERASSGEDAVRFEALLRAHDRGRHVALLRGEGALSLVTDPPGASVSLFRYEPAQRRLVPRFVGELGPTPLLDAVVPRGSYLCVVRAEGRCETRIPVWVERGGRWDGVPPGESEPLPIPLPAEGELGPDEVYVPAGWCWIGGDPQASDSLPGRRLWVDGFILGRYPVTNREYLIFLNDLIAAGREEEALVFCPRDPPSLSGATDARAGRPIYTRGEGGRFVLGGEEFGRRWQPDWPVALIDWHGARAYAAWLSARTGKPWRLPGELEREKAARGADARVFPWGNQADPTFARAAESDTLPMRVGVTAYPLDESPYGVRGLAGNIRDHCLEVWRHAGPDVSGGRLVLSPAAAGDPDFRSNRGGAWTSPLERSRAAARFGNLPGDRRESIGVRVARSLRG; this is encoded by the coding sequence GTGTCTCGCACGCAGGACGGCATGATCACCGCGCTCTCGTCGAGCGAGGACGCGGGCTCGGAGGCAGCGCGCTTCGGCGCGGCGAAGGCGATCGCGCTGCCGCCGCGCTACCACGACCTCGGCTGCATCGCGAGCGGCGGCTTCGGCGAGGTGCGCCGCGTGTACGATCGTGATCTCGGGCGCACCGTGGCGATGAAGCTCTTGCGGCCCGAGGTCGCCTCGTCGATCCGCGCCGCCGCGCGTTTCCTCGCGGAGATGCGCCTCGCCGCAGGCCTCCAGCATCCGGGGATCGTCGCGGTGCTCGACGGCGGCACGCTCGCGGACGGCCGCGCCTGGTTCACGATGCCGGAGGTCCGCGGCCGCACCCTGTCCGAGATCATCCACGACGTCCACGGCGACGCGGCGAGCGGCACGTTCGTCGAGACGCCCTACGGCTTCTCGTTCCGCCGCCTCGTCGACGCCTTCGCGCGCGTCTGCCAGGCCGTCGGGTACGCGCACCAGCGCGGCGTGGTGCACCGCGACCTCAAGCCCGACAACGTGATGGTCGGCGAGCTCGGCGAGGTGATGGTGATGGACTGGGGCCTCGGCCGGCGCCTCGGGGAGCACGCGCCGGCGCCTGTGGAAGAGGCCGCCGGCGCCGCGCCGGACGAGGACCGCCCCACCCTCACGCGCCACGGCGATGTGCTCGGCACGCCCGCGTTCATGTCACCCGAGCAGGCGCGCGGCGAACAGGCGCTCCTCGGCCCCCCGAGTGACGTGTACGCGCTCGGCGCGATCCTCTACCACGCGCTCTCGGGCCACCCGCCGTACGCGGGCGCCGCGGCCTTCGTGGTCCTGCAGGTGCGCGCCGGGCCGCCGCCGGACGTGCGCGCGGCGGCCGGGAACAAGCCTGTTCCGGACGATCTCGCGGACATCTGCCGCCGCGCCATGGCGCGCGAGATCGCGCATCGCCACCCCGACGCGGAGGCGCTCGGCCGCGAGGTGCTCGCGTGGCTCGACGGTGCGCGGCGGCGCGATCAGGCGCTCGTGATCGCGACGCGAGCGCGCGCGATCGCGCCTGCGATCGCGGCGCTCCGCGCGAGGAAGGCGGACCTCTTGGCCGAGGCGCGACACCGGCTGTCCACGGCGCGGCCCTTCGATCCGGTGGAGATCAAGGCGCCCGCGTGGGACCTCGAAGAGCAGGCGGCCGCGCTCGGGCGCGAAGCGGCGCTGAAAGAGATCGCGTGGCTCGAGGGCATGTCGGGTGCGCTCACCCTGGATCCCGATCTCGAAGAAGCGCACGCCGCGCTCGCGGATCACTACGCGGAGAGCCTGATCGCGGCCGAGCGCGCCTCCTCGGGCGAGGACGCCGTCCGCTTCGAGGCGCTCCTCCGCGCGCACGACCGCGGCCGGCACGTGGCCTTGCTGCGCGGGGAAGGGGCCCTCTCGCTCGTGACCGATCCCCCGGGAGCGAGCGTGTCCCTGTTCCGCTACGAGCCCGCGCAGCGGCGCCTCGTTCCGCGCTTCGTGGGCGAGCTCGGGCCGACGCCCCTCCTCGATGCCGTGGTGCCGAGAGGCAGCTACCTCTGCGTGGTCCGGGCCGAGGGCCGATGCGAGACGCGGATCCCGGTGTGGGTCGAGCGCGGCGGGCGATGGGATGGCGTGCCGCCCGGAGAATCGGAGCCGCTTCCGATCCCGCTCCCGGCCGAGGGCGAGCTCGGCCCGGACGAGGTGTACGTCCCGGCAGGCTGGTGCTGGATAGGCGGCGATCCGCAGGCGTCGGACAGCCTGCCCGGCCGGCGCCTCTGGGTGGACGGCTTCATCCTCGGGCGATACCCGGTGACGAATCGAGAGTATTTGATCTTCCTCAATGACCTGATCGCCGCGGGCCGTGAAGAGGAAGCGCTCGTCTTCTGTCCGCGGGATCCGCCGAGCCTGTCGGGGGCGACGGACGCGCGCGCGGGGCGGCCGATCTATACGCGGGGCGAAGGCGGGCGGTTCGTCCTCGGGGGGGAGGAGTTCGGCCGGCGGTGGCAGCCCGATTGGCCTGTCGCGCTCATCGACTGGCACGGCGCCCGTGCCTATGCGGCGTGGCTGTCTGCGCGGACGGGCAAGCCGTGGCGCCTGCCGGGGGAGCTCGAGCGCGAGAAGGCCGCGCGTGGCGCCGACGCTCGCGTCTTCCCGTGGGGCAACCAGGCCGATCCCACGTTTGCCCGCGCCGCGGAGAGTGACACGCTGCCGATGCGCGTGGGCGTGACCGCGTATCCGCTGGACGAGAGCCCCTATGGGGTGCGGGGCCTCGCCGGAAACATCCGCGACCATTGCCTGGAGGTCTGGCGTCACGCGGGGCCGGACGTGTCGGGAGGCCGTCTGGTCCTGTCGCCGGCTGCTGCGGGAGATCCGGACTTCCGGAGCAACCGCGGCGGCGCGTGGACGAGCCCTCTCGAGCGCTCGCGCGCGGCCGCGCGCTTCGGCAACTTGCCCGGCGATCGGCGAGAGAGCATCGGCGTGCGTGTGGCGAGGTCGCTCCGCGGGTGA
- a CDS encoding FHA domain-containing protein — MGALKQSGHAAPYNLRSWCLLGRSPTCDVRLDDARISGEHARVSFTGHGWELRDLGSRNGTFVHGQKVPTADRVALAEGDVFTLGGPARPAPELCLVDASPPIASALHVASGKVLVAAGGVLSLPDEDDPQASLVETREGRWVLESGGATRDAVDREIVVVGGEAWSLDVPALTGPTLDAAAGVPTLDNVVFRFRVSRNEEYVEITLLHPAGDVLVPTRSHHYLLLTLARARRDDSEAGAARDAAGWRERDELCRMLMMDEYRLNVDVCRARKQLAAAGIAGSANVVERRVGSGRLRLGTPQIKIEREGA, encoded by the coding sequence GTGGGAGCCTTGAAGCAAAGTGGTCACGCGGCGCCGTACAACCTCCGCTCGTGGTGCCTCCTCGGCCGCTCGCCCACGTGTGACGTGCGCCTCGACGACGCGCGGATCTCGGGCGAGCACGCGCGCGTGAGCTTCACGGGCCACGGGTGGGAGCTCCGCGATCTCGGCAGCCGCAATGGCACGTTCGTGCACGGGCAAAAGGTCCCGACAGCCGATCGCGTCGCGCTCGCGGAGGGCGACGTCTTCACGCTGGGCGGGCCTGCGCGGCCGGCGCCGGAGCTTTGCCTCGTGGATGCGTCTCCTCCGATCGCGAGCGCTCTCCATGTCGCGAGCGGCAAGGTGCTCGTCGCGGCCGGGGGCGTGCTTTCGCTGCCGGACGAGGACGATCCGCAGGCGAGCCTCGTCGAGACGCGCGAGGGGCGATGGGTGCTGGAGAGCGGCGGCGCGACGCGGGACGCCGTGGACCGGGAGATCGTCGTCGTCGGCGGCGAGGCGTGGAGCCTCGACGTGCCTGCGCTCACGGGCCCGACCCTCGACGCGGCGGCGGGGGTCCCCACGCTGGACAACGTGGTGTTCCGGTTCCGGGTGAGCCGCAATGAAGAATATGTCGAGATCACCTTGCTCCACCCGGCGGGCGATGTCCTCGTCCCGACGCGGAGCCACCATTACCTGCTGCTCACGCTGGCGCGCGCGCGGCGCGACGACAGCGAGGCCGGCGCGGCTCGCGATGCAGCCGGCTGGCGCGAGCGCGACGAGCTTTGCCGCATGCTGATGATGGACGAATACCGCTTGAACGTGGACGTCTGCCGGGCGCGCAAGCAGCTCGCCGCGGCCGGGATCGCGGGCAGCGCGAATGTGGTGGAGCGCCGCGTGGGCAGCGGCCGCCTGCGGCTCGGGACGCCGCAGATCAAGATCGAGCGCGAGGGCGCCTGA